Part of the Rhodothermus bifroesti genome, GCTTTGTTTGTTTGCCATTAGCCTACTTTGGATTGGAACGACGCAGGCCCAGACCACCGCCCAGGTTCAGCCTGCCACAGCGGATAAAATCCTTGAGGCCATTCGAAATAGCAACGCCGCGGTCAAAGTAGTGAATATCTGGGCTACTTGGTGCATCCCCTGCGTTGAGGAATTCCCATACTTCGTTAAACTGGCGCAGACCTTGGGTCCAGATAAGGTGGCGGTTTTCTTTGTTTCGGCAGACTTTGACGATGATGTGGCGTCGGTGCGTGCATTTTTGGCACAGCAGGGTGCAGCTTTTTCGTTTCTCAAGCAAGGATCTGATGATGTTTTTGTGCGCGCCTTTAGCCCGCAGTGGACTGGTGCGCTTCCGGCAACATTTTTGTACGATGCGTCCGGAAGGTTGCGGGACTTTTGGGAGGGCAAGACAACCTACGAAGACTTGGTCAAACGGGTAGAGGCGCTGTTGTAACATGAAGCTGTCTTATTTTTGGGTTGCTGTTGGCCTAGGACTTGGCGTGACAAGCGTGGCCTGGGCGCAGTTGCCGCTGGCCAGCCGTCCGATGCCTTCAGTGGATGGCGGCTCGGTTACACTGACCCAGCTGCAGGGCACGCGAGGACTGGTGATCGTGTTTTGGAGCAACCGCTGCCCCTGGGTGGACCGCTACGAGGCGCGATTAAACGAACTGGCGGAAACGTACAAAGGACAGGGCATCCGCTTCGTGCTGGTCAATGCCAACGACGCAGGGGCTTTCCCTCAGGAATCCCTAGAAGCTAGCGCGGCTCAGGCGCGTCGAAAAGGCTATGCACTGCCGTATGTGAGGGATGAAGGCAGTGCTTTGGCCCGGGCGTTGGGCGCCTCGCGCACGCCTGAAGTATTTGTATTTACGGCCCAAGGTCGCCTGCTCTATCGGGGTGCCATCGACGACAGCCCAGGAGATGCCGCTAACGTGCAGCAAGCGTACCTGCGAGAAGCGCTGGAAGCATTGCTGCAAGGGAAGCAGCCGGCCACCACCGAAACCAGTGCGTTTGGCTGCCTAATTCGCTTTGCAGAGAATGGACCGTAGTCTACAGCTGTCCATCTACGTAACGGGATAGGATTGCTATCGCAGCTTCCTCAATGGCTTCCCAGGGCACGTCTGCGCGACGTGTGAGGGTAACAAACTCGGGCAAGATGAGCACGTCCACCACGCCCTCAATGCCAAACAGTGCAGCGGCTAGGGGGTGGGTAGCGGCTGCCTCAGCCGATCGAAAAGCAAGCAACCCCTGCTCCAGAAAGCGTGCGCCTTGGGCTGTAAATTTCAGGCTGTTGGGATTAGGGGTCGGGTGACTCTGGATGCGGGTACCAGAAGTTTTTCTCCAGAATCGCATGACGCCTGTGGGTTTTAAATAAAACAAAAAGTGCAAACCCGTCGTGCCACAAGAGTTCCGGTATAAGATGAATACCTTTATGTCCTCCTCGAACCACTTAGGCCGCCTGCGGGCGCATCTACAATCGCTGGTAGACGATGTGCGCGAGTGGGTTGAACTGCGCTTAACCCTGGTTCAACTGGAGATTGAAGAGCGTATCGAAGCTCGCTTGCGTCAGCTTATGATGCGCCTGTTGGTGGTGGTGATTGCCGGCTTGGGAGTTGTCTTTGGGCTTGTTGCGTTAGCGCTGGCCTTGGGGAGCTGGCTAGGGCATCCGGGATGGGGATTTCTTTTGGTCGCTTTAGGATTAGGCTTTGTGGCCGCAGTGCTACAGGCGGTGCAGCGATACCTAGCCGCGGCGGAGCGCCACAACCTTGCGCCACAAGAGGCCGAAAGGCTCGCTTGAGTTATGGGCGGGTAGGCAAGGGCTCGTGGCAGGGAGGGGCTGTAGTGCCGTCGCAGCAGGGACGGCTCTCAAACTCCAGCGTCACGTGGCCAATGCCATAACGGTGCAGTAGCCGTTCTTTAAGCGATCGCTTGATCTGTTCCATGCGGGGCAGGTCTGCTTCGTCGATGACCACGTGGGCCTCAAAGGCTAAGTGATGCTCGTCGAGCTGCCAGATATGCACATGGTGCACGTCGCGCACTGGGGACATCTGTCGCAAATCTGCTGCGATATGCCCGGGATTTAGGTTTTCTGGGGTACCTTCCATAAGGATGTGCGTAGTCTGGCGTAGCAGCTTAAGACTCAGGTAAGCAATATATAGGGCAATACCAATGGTGATAACCGGGTCGATCCAGTACACGTCGAACAGCAGGATCGCTATGCCCCCTAGGATAACCGCCACCGACGAGACGGCATCCGATACAATATGCAGATAGGCACTTTGGATGTTCAGGCTATGTTGGGTATCGCGATGGAGTAAGACAGCGGTGAGCACGTTGGCCACTAGACCAATGATGGCCACAGTTAACATGAGCGAACCATCGATCACCTGAGGGATAAGCAATCGATCGATCGCTTCTTTGATAAGAAAAAGGGCAATAACTACTAGGGTGACCAGGTTGATAAATGCGCCAATGATTTCTGCGCGTCGGTAGCCGAACGTTTTGCGCGCATTGGGGCGCCGAAGCGTCAGTCGGCGGGCAGCGTAGCTAATGCCAAGCGAAGCAGTGTCGTTGAGGTTATGTACTGCATCACTCAGCAATGCTAGGCTTCCCGAAAGCAATCCGCCAATGATTTCGGCGACCGAGATCAGCAGGTTAAGGCTTATAGAAAGCACCAGGCGAAGCTGGCTGCCAGAGGTGTGCGCATGTAGGTGACCCATTGGAACCAAAGCTTCACAATTTAAAGACAAAACGTATCGCAAAAAGTTCGAGTTCCACGGGCTTATTCAGAAGATTCGGGGGCTGGGGTCGCAAATTCTTCGTAGGCTTCGCGTCGGATGGCAATGCCGGCTGCGGCCAGTTTTCCTTCGAGGTTTTCGTAGCCCCGGTCTAGGTGATAGACGCGCAGCACGTGCGTTTCGCCTTGGGCTACCAGGCCCGCCAGTACCAGTGAGACACTGCCCCGAAGATCCGTGCTCATCACATAGGCCCCTTGAAGCTGTTGCGGCCCCTGCAGATAGACGGTATCACCCTCGACACGGGCTTGAAGGCCCATGCGCATGAGCTCTGGGATATGCTTAAAGCGGTCGGGATAAATCGTATCGCGCACTCGGGCTGCGCCCTGGGCCTGGGAGAGCAAGACGGTCCACTGCGCTTGCAGGTCAGTGGGGAAGCCCGGGTACGGAGCTGTTTCGATTGTAACAGCCTGCAGTTGTTCCGGGACCGTGACGGCTACGGTGTTGCCATCAAAGGTAAATGCTGCGCCGGTTTGCCGAAAAGCTTCCAGAAAAGCCTCGCCCAGGTGGGCAGGTTCGGCCTGGGTCAGGTAAATCGTGTCGCCTGGGATGCCTGCCATGGCTGCGGCAATCATGAACGTCCCCAGCTCGATGCGGTCAGGGCAGTTGCGGAACGTGATAGGCCGAAGGTTTTCCACCCCTTCGACCTCAATTGTGCGTGTTCCCAGGCCTTCGATGCGCGCCCCCATTTGTTGCAAGGCTTGTCCAAAGACAACCACATCGGGCTCTAAAGCGGCATTTTCAATGCGCGAGGTGCCCCGAGCGGTAACAGCTCCCAGCAGCAGATTAACGGTTGCCCCAACGCTGGGTGGGTCTAGGCGAAAGCGTCCACCAAGGAGTCTACCCCCTGGAGCGCGCGCGACCACATAGCCTTGATCCAGTTCGATTTCTGCTCCAAAGGCCTTTAGCCCTTCGAGGTGTAGATTAACTGGCCGCGGTCCCCAGGCACATCCACCGGGCAGCGATACCCGGGCCTGGCCACACCGGCCCAGTAAGGCCCCTAGCATGTAGAACGAGGCCCGCATCTGCTTGACCAGCTCATAAGGAGCTTCGGGAAAGTCGATTCGACGGGCATCGATGCGGAGCACATGCTGCTGCGGGTCAAAATGCACCGAAGCACCAGCAATGCGCAGTACGTGCGAAAAAGTCGTAATGTCCCGTAAGTGGGGGATGTTTTCAAGCACAGTTTCCCCATCGGCCAAGATCGCTCCGGCCATAAGCATGAGGGCCGTATTTTTGGAGCCGCTAATGGGCAAACAGCCCCGCAGCCGATGCCCGCCTTCAATGACCAGTTTATCCATGATTCCCTGTCAAATGGTCTGTAGAAGATAATACAACAACTTCATGCTAAGAAGCGAGATGATGGAATCCATCGTCTGCAGGGAGCGTTTCCCGCAGCAGCGAGATTCGCTAAACGTTCTTCAGGGGCAATGTCTGGGCGACCGGTAATTTACCTTGACCACGCAGCCACAACGCCGATAGATGAGCGCGTGCTGGAAGCCATGCGCCCTTATCTGACGGAATGTTATGGCAATCCGTCGTCTGTGCACCAGCTTGGACGCCAGGCGCGTGTGGCCATCGAGGAGAGCCGGGCGCGGATTGCGGCACTGCTGGGTGCGGATCCATCGGAGATCATTTTTACCAGTGGGGGTACAGAGGCCGATAATTGGGCACTCCGGGGCACGTTGCAGGGCAAGCGGCGGCACCTGGTCACCTCCATGGCCGAGCACGAGGCGATCCTACGCACGGCTGAAGCCTTAGAAGCTGAGGGATACTTCGTAACGCGGCTGCGACCAAGCCCTGCCGGAACGGTTACCGCTGAGCAGGTAGCCTCGGCGATCACAGAGGAAACCGGCTTGGTTTCGATCATGCACACCAACAATGAGCTGGGCACCTACGCGCCCATAGAAGAGATTGCTGCCGTATGCCATGCCCGCGGCGTGCCTCTGCATTGCGATGCTGTGCAGGCTGTGGGGTTGCTTCCCGTGCGGGTCGATACGCTGGGTGTAGACCTGCTTTCTGCTTCGGCGCATAAGTTCTATGGTCCCAAGGGGGTAGGCTTTTTGTACGTGCGGCGGGGGATTGAACTGCGGCCGCTGCTTTGGGGAGGAAAGCAGGAGCAGGGTAGACGGGCAGGTACCGAGAACGTAGCCGCCATTGTGGGTATGGCTAGAGCTCTGGAACTGGCCATAGAAGAGCAAGCCGCACGCTTGGCACACCTTTATCGGCTACGACAGCGGTTGCTGCAACGGTTGGATGAGGCTTTGGGAGGAAGGTTTGTGTTGAATACCCCGCGCGATCCTCAGCAGGCTGCACCGCATGTGGTCAACATTGCTTTTCCCCCACAAGATGGGGATCCGGTCGATGGCGAGATGCTGCTGTTGAACTTAGATCTGGAAGGCGTGTGCGTGTCGTCAGGCTCGGCTTGCACAAGTGGTGCTCTCGAACCCAGCCATGTGTTGCAAGCGATTGGTCTACCTCGAGAAACGGCCAGTGCCGCTATCCGCTTTTCGATGGGCTATAAAAACACCGAGGAAGAAATCGACCGGGCCGTAGAAATTCTGACTGCTGTGCTGGAACGACTGTTGCGTGTGGGGCTAAAGCTATAGAAGGAATGCGCCGTAGACCGCAGAAAACAATTTTTGTATTTTAATACATGATCAAAAGCGCTTTCTTGAGACAAATCGAACACCCTTCCTATGGATACACTGCACACCCGCAGCCGCCGAGCGGTTGACGCCTTTATGACCCTGGAGCAATTCATTATCGATCAGCAAGGACGCTTTCCCCATTCTTCGGGAGCTTTTTCGCGGCTGCTTCGGGATATTAGCGTAGCTGCCAAAATCGTCAACCGCGACATTCGACGGGCTGGCTTGGTAGATATTTTTGGCACAACCGGCCAGGTTAATGTGCACGGTGAAGTGCAACAAAAGCTCGATGCCATGGCGCATGAAGAATTTGTGCGTGCACTGCGCCGTGGGGGAGAGTGCTGTCTCATTGGCTCAGAAGAGCATGCTGAAGCCATTCCGCTGCGTCCTAACGGTGAAGGAGATGGGCGTTACATCGTGCTGTTGGATCCCTTGGATGGCTCCTCAAACGTGGACGTGAACGTATCGGTAGGCACGATTTTTAGCATCTATCGACTTCCTGACGACTGCGACACGCCTACGCTGGAGGCAGCGCTGCAACCGGGTACGCAGCAGGTTGCCGCTGGTTATGTGGTCTACGGCTCTTCTACGATGCTTGTCTACACCACTGGCGACGGGGTCAACGGTTTTACGCTAGATCCATCGATTGGCGAGTTTATCCTTTCGCACCCGAACATCTGTATTCCGAAAACCGGTACGATCTACTCGATTAACGAAGGCAATTTTAATTCTTTCGAGGAAGGGCTGCGGAGATTTATCCGGTGGGCCCAGGAAGAGGATCCAGAAACAGGCCGGCCCTTTTTGACGCGCTACATCGGATCGTTTGTGTCGGACTTTCACCGCAATTTGCTTAAGGGCGGCATCTACATGTATCCAGCCACCAAAAAGAATCCCGAAGGTAAGCTGCGTTTAATGTACGAGGCCAATCCCATGGCGTTCATTGTAGAGCAGGCAGGGGGACGGGCTTCTGATGGCCACCGTCGCATTTTAGAGATTGTGCCCCAGAAGCTGCACCAGCGCACGCCGCTGTTCATTGGGAGCGAAGCGCTCGTTTCAATGGTGGAGGCGTTTCTGCAAGGGCGACGTTAGGTTCTGAGATTGCTACCGTTGCCGAAGCTTTTCCCAGTTTTAAGATCTGGCTTTTCGATACCGCATGGAAGCCCTTCCTTTTTGACATAAGTTACTGCTGCTCTTGACTGGGCGCGTGCAATGCTGCGGCAGATCGCATAATTTTAGGCCGTTTAATGCCTATGCGGCAGGTTGCTATGAAGGCTTGGATAGTTTATGGACTTATGACACTGATTTCGGCTATGGGGACAGCGGCCCAGCCTGCGGAACGGCCGTTGCGCGTTTTGTGCATTGGTGCCCATCCTGACGACTGTGAGGTTAAAATGGGCGGTACAGCCGCGCTTTATGCGGCTATGGGGCATCAGGTGAAGTTTATTTCGGTCACCAATGGGGATGCTGGGCATTATGCCCAGGGGGGTGGGTTGCTGGCCGAGCGTCGCCGGGCTGAAGCCCAAGAAGCAGCTCGGCGGTTGGGCATTGCTGCCTATGAGGTGCTTGATTACCACGATGCTGAACTAGTCCCTTCGCTAGAAGTCCGCAAACAGCTCATTCGCAAGATTCGCGAGTGGCAGGCCGACTTGGTGTTTGCGCCACGGCCCAACGATTACCATCCTGATCATCGCTACACGGGCCAGCTGGTGCAGGATGCAGCTTATTTGGTCATGGTGCCCAACGTGGCTTCCGACGTGCCGGCTTTACGGCATAATCCGGTGTTTTTGTACCTAAGCGACCATTTTCAAAAGCCCAATCCCTTTACGCCGGATATTGCTGTGGCCATCGATGAGGTCGTGGGTCGTAAGCTGGAGGCGCTAGATGCGCATGTGTCGCAGTTTTACGAGTGGCTGCCCTGGATTGATGGACGCCTCGAGGAGGTGCCGGCCGATCCGGTGGCACGTCGGGAATGGCTGCGACAAGCCTGGTTAGAGCAGCCGCTTACAGACCACGTGCGTGCCGCGCTGGCCCGTTGGTATGGCCCTGAAACAGCTGCCCGCGTGCGTTACGCCGAAGCGTTTGAAATCTGCGAATACGGCCATCAGCCTACCGAAGCGGAAATTCGACGGCTATTTCCTATGCTAGGCCAACCGGTTGAGCAGCACTGAGTTAGTCGTTTGCAGCGGCCACCAGGGCCAGTGCGGCTGCCCCAAGGAGGCCGGCATCGGTTTGGTGCGAAAGCCGCAAGGCAATCGCTTCACGGGTTTGGCGATAGGCAAAGGTGTGCAACACGGTCCACAAGGTTTCGGCAAAAAGGGGGTAGGCTTGACTGACCGATCCACCTAGCACAAAGCGTGGGATATCGTAGGCGTAGAGGATGCTAAGCAGCGCTTGGCCTAGGTGGTAGCCTAGCTCTTCGAAAGCGGCACGAGCTGCGGCATCTCCCTGCAGCGCGCGGTGGTAGAGCACTTCACCGGGCGTCTGATGCTGTCGCAAAAAGAGCTGGCCGCTGCAATAATGCTCGAAAATGCCGTCTCGGTAAGGCATGGTGCCAAATTCGCCGGCGCCGCAATGCATGCCTGTAAACAGGCGACCGTCGATCATGACCCCGCCAGCAAAACCTGTTCCGATCACTAACCCAATAAACGTAGGCCAATCGCGCGCTTGGCCAAAGTAATGTTCCCCTAAGGCAAAACAGTTCGCATCGTTGTTGAGATAGACCGGCACGGCGTAGCGGTTCTGAAGTAGGTCGCGCAGCGGGACTTCTTGCCAGGAAGGGATATTTTGTACATCATAGACGATGCCGCGCGCTAAGTCGACTACGCTGGGTACGCCCACACCGATAGCGGTCACAGCAGGCGTCCACACGCGGTCGATCAAGGCGTAAAGGTGGGTTAGCACGGTATCGGCATCGGCCTGAGCAGGCACGCGGGTCTCGACCCGGGCTTCGAGTCCAGAGGCGCTTACGCGTCCGGCCCGCATGCGCGTGCCCCCTAAGTCCACACCAATGAGGCAGGTATCCGGAGGAATCATGACGATGGTGGGGTGGTAGTTTGGCGACGCAGCCGAATAGTCTTGTTTGGAATCAGCGGGCGTGCCCAGAACCCGATGCTGAGCACATAGCCCAGTGTCAGGTACAGAAAACACAGGCCGCCACGCAACCCAATGAAATCGCCTAAGGTCCCAATGATCAATGGGACTATAGCGCCCCCCACAATGCCGGTGATCAGAATCCCCGAAAAGGCGCCGTGGTGGGCCGCTATGGAGTTAAGTGCCAAGGAAAACACCACGGGCCACATGACCGAGGCAAACAGTCCGATTAAAGGAAACGCCCAACGGGCTAGCGGGCCGGGTCCAAAAAGAGCTGCAGTTAAGCAAACCAAGGCTGCACCGGTAAATAAGACCAGCACGCGGCGGCTGTCGAAGAGCTTGAGCAGGAGCAGCCCTGCAAGTGTTCCTATGGTCATAAAGCCCCAAAAGGCCGAAACAGCCTGAGCGCCAATGGTTTGGGGGTCGTAGTTATGGTAGCGTGAAAGGAATTCCGAGATCCAATTCGCCAGACCTTGCTCAGAGCCCACGTAAGCAAAAATGCCCAGAAAAAACAGCCACACGATGGGTTGGCGTAAAAGCTGGCGATAAACAGAGAGCGTTCCGGCCTGTTCTTCAGCTGTGCGCACCACATGAGGCAGGCGCACGGCCATAAAAATCGCCACCATAACCAGCGAGACCGCTGCGAGCACCCAGTATAGGGAAATCCAAGGGAGTTCGGGCGGCGTCAGGCGAGCCAGAACTTTGAGCCAGAACAGATCGGGCAGTTCAGGTTGGCTCAGGCTATGCACCAGGTAAGCATAGACCAAAGGACTAGCAAACGAGGCCAGCCCAAAGCAGAGCTGGCCTAACGTTGCGTTAAAGGCAAAGTGTTCTTCACCACCGGCTACACGCAGGAGCGGATTGATGGCTACCTGCAAGAGGGCCATGCCCGAGCCGATGAGAAAAAGCGAAGCGATGGCTATCGTGTAGGTTGGGGAAAGCGCCAGCAGTTGTGCACCTACGTAGGCA contains:
- a CDS encoding TlpA family protein disulfide reductase — protein: MYRLTLCLFAISLLWIGTTQAQTTAQVQPATADKILEAIRNSNAAVKVVNIWATWCIPCVEEFPYFVKLAQTLGPDKVAVFFVSADFDDDVASVRAFLAQQGAAFSFLKQGSDDVFVRAFSPQWTGALPATFLYDASGRLRDFWEGKTTYEDLVKRVEALL
- a CDS encoding thioredoxin family protein, which encodes MKLSYFWVAVGLGLGVTSVAWAQLPLASRPMPSVDGGSVTLTQLQGTRGLVIVFWSNRCPWVDRYEARLNELAETYKGQGIRFVLVNANDAGAFPQESLEASAAQARRKGYALPYVRDEGSALARALGASRTPEVFVFTAQGRLLYRGAIDDSPGDAANVQQAYLREALEALLQGKQPATTETSAFGCLIRFAENGP
- a CDS encoding NifU N-terminal domain-containing protein, coding for MRFWRKTSGTRIQSHPTPNPNSLKFTAQGARFLEQGLLAFRSAEAAATHPLAAALFGIEGVVDVLILPEFVTLTRRADVPWEAIEEAAIAILSRYVDGQL
- a CDS encoding phage holin family protein, giving the protein MSSSNHLGRLRAHLQSLVDDVREWVELRLTLVQLEIEERIEARLRQLMMRLLVVVIAGLGVVFGLVALALALGSWLGHPGWGFLLVALGLGFVAAVLQAVQRYLAAAERHNLAPQEAERLA
- a CDS encoding cation diffusion facilitator family transporter, with protein sequence MGHLHAHTSGSQLRLVLSISLNLLISVAEIIGGLLSGSLALLSDAVHNLNDTASLGISYAARRLTLRRPNARKTFGYRRAEIIGAFINLVTLVVIALFLIKEAIDRLLIPQVIDGSLMLTVAIIGLVANVLTAVLLHRDTQHSLNIQSAYLHIVSDAVSSVAVILGGIAILLFDVYWIDPVITIGIALYIAYLSLKLLRQTTHILMEGTPENLNPGHIAADLRQMSPVRDVHHVHIWQLDEHHLAFEAHVVIDEADLPRMEQIKRSLKERLLHRYGIGHVTLEFESRPCCDGTTAPPCHEPLPTRP
- the murA gene encoding UDP-N-acetylglucosamine 1-carboxyvinyltransferase, with the translated sequence MDKLVIEGGHRLRGCLPISGSKNTALMLMAGAILADGETVLENIPHLRDITTFSHVLRIAGASVHFDPQQHVLRIDARRIDFPEAPYELVKQMRASFYMLGALLGRCGQARVSLPGGCAWGPRPVNLHLEGLKAFGAEIELDQGYVVARAPGGRLLGGRFRLDPPSVGATVNLLLGAVTARGTSRIENAALEPDVVVFGQALQQMGARIEGLGTRTIEVEGVENLRPITFRNCPDRIELGTFMIAAAMAGIPGDTIYLTQAEPAHLGEAFLEAFRQTGAAFTFDGNTVAVTVPEQLQAVTIETAPYPGFPTDLQAQWTVLLSQAQGAARVRDTIYPDRFKHIPELMRMGLQARVEGDTVYLQGPQQLQGAYVMSTDLRGSVSLVLAGLVAQGETHVLRVYHLDRGYENLEGKLAAAGIAIRREAYEEFATPAPESSE
- a CDS encoding cysteine desulfurase family protein, with product MSGRPVIYLDHAATTPIDERVLEAMRPYLTECYGNPSSVHQLGRQARVAIEESRARIAALLGADPSEIIFTSGGTEADNWALRGTLQGKRRHLVTSMAEHEAILRTAEALEAEGYFVTRLRPSPAGTVTAEQVASAITEETGLVSIMHTNNELGTYAPIEEIAAVCHARGVPLHCDAVQAVGLLPVRVDTLGVDLLSASAHKFYGPKGVGFLYVRRGIELRPLLWGGKQEQGRRAGTENVAAIVGMARALELAIEEQAARLAHLYRLRQRLLQRLDEALGGRFVLNTPRDPQQAAPHVVNIAFPPQDGDPVDGEMLLLNLDLEGVCVSSGSACTSGALEPSHVLQAIGLPRETASAAIRFSMGYKNTEEEIDRAVEILTAVLERLLRVGLKL
- the fbp gene encoding class 1 fructose-bisphosphatase; the encoded protein is MDTLHTRSRRAVDAFMTLEQFIIDQQGRFPHSSGAFSRLLRDISVAAKIVNRDIRRAGLVDIFGTTGQVNVHGEVQQKLDAMAHEEFVRALRRGGECCLIGSEEHAEAIPLRPNGEGDGRYIVLLDPLDGSSNVDVNVSVGTIFSIYRLPDDCDTPTLEAALQPGTQQVAAGYVVYGSSTMLVYTTGDGVNGFTLDPSIGEFILSHPNICIPKTGTIYSINEGNFNSFEEGLRRFIRWAQEEDPETGRPFLTRYIGSFVSDFHRNLLKGGIYMYPATKKNPEGKLRLMYEANPMAFIVEQAGGRASDGHRRILEIVPQKLHQRTPLFIGSEALVSMVEAFLQGRR
- a CDS encoding PIG-L deacetylase family protein yields the protein MKAWIVYGLMTLISAMGTAAQPAERPLRVLCIGAHPDDCEVKMGGTAALYAAMGHQVKFISVTNGDAGHYAQGGGLLAERRRAEAQEAARRLGIAAYEVLDYHDAELVPSLEVRKQLIRKIREWQADLVFAPRPNDYHPDHRYTGQLVQDAAYLVMVPNVASDVPALRHNPVFLYLSDHFQKPNPFTPDIAVAIDEVVGRKLEALDAHVSQFYEWLPWIDGRLEEVPADPVARREWLRQAWLEQPLTDHVRAALARWYGPETAARVRYAEAFEICEYGHQPTEAEIRRLFPMLGQPVEQH
- a CDS encoding ROK family protein; translated protein: MIPPDTCLIGVDLGGTRMRAGRVSASGLEARVETRVPAQADADTVLTHLYALIDRVWTPAVTAIGVGVPSVVDLARGIVYDVQNIPSWQEVPLRDLLQNRYAVPVYLNNDANCFALGEHYFGQARDWPTFIGLVIGTGFAGGVMIDGRLFTGMHCGAGEFGTMPYRDGIFEHYCSGQLFLRQHQTPGEVLYHRALQGDAAARAAFEELGYHLGQALLSILYAYDIPRFVLGGSVSQAYPLFAETLWTVLHTFAYRQTREAIALRLSHQTDAGLLGAAALALVAAAND
- a CDS encoding MFS transporter, with the protein product MPRSSALVGLILLTFFVISFLTNIIGPLIPEIIDDFGLSLRLAALLPFAFFAAYGFFSIPAGFLIERTGEKPAMIGGFGIAYVGAQLLALSPTYTIAIASLFLIGSGMALLQVAINPLLRVAGGEEHFAFNATLGQLCFGLASFASPLVYAYLVHSLSQPELPDLFWLKVLARLTPPELPWISLYWVLAAVSLVMVAIFMAVRLPHVVRTAEEQAGTLSVYRQLLRQPIVWLFFLGIFAYVGSEQGLANWISEFLSRYHNYDPQTIGAQAVSAFWGFMTIGTLAGLLLLKLFDSRRVLVLFTGAALVCLTAALFGPGPLARWAFPLIGLFASVMWPVVFSLALNSIAAHHGAFSGILITGIVGGAIVPLIIGTLGDFIGLRGGLCFLYLTLGYVLSIGFWARPLIPNKTIRLRRQTTTPPSS